DNA from Ovis aries strain OAR_USU_Benz2616 breed Rambouillet chromosome 15, ARS-UI_Ramb_v3.0, whole genome shotgun sequence:
tttttaagatttctatttGTATAATGCAGACTAGAGCCTtgcctcaaaataaataaaatggggaaaacacCCATTCCGTTAGCTTCTAATGCTGTTCAGAGTCTCCTTCACACAATGCGCCTTTCTTAACCATCTCCTCATTTACCTTAGAGTTAAAAATTACATCAGTTTAAAAGAACCGCATGAATTTGTCAGAAATCTCTTCAAGGCAGCCTTCACGTCCTTGTTCCTCAGGCTGTAGATCATAGGATTCAGCATGGGAATCACCAGCGTATAAAACACTGAAGCCATTTTATCAACACCCATAGAATGGTTAGTCTGAGGCTGCAAATACATGAAAAGCAGAGTTCCGTAGAAGACTGACACTGCTGTCATATGTGAGGTACATGTGGAGAaggctctttttcttccttctgatgaACGTATCCTTAGAATGGACAGAACAATGTTGAAATAAGATGCTACAACGGTAATTATGGAAAACACCAAATTTGTAGATGCAGACACAAATACTACTGTTTCTGGAAAGGAAGTATCAGAGCAAGACAGTGCTATCAGAGGGACAATATCACAGTAAAAATGATTGATTACATTGGAAGAGCAATAAGACATAGAGAATACAGAAGATGAAGCCACAATAGCTGTGGAAAGGCTATAGAGGTACGTGAGGGAAACTAGCAGAAAGCAGGTCCTCCGAGACACCACCGCCATGTAGAGCAGGGGGTTACaaatggccacatagcggtcataggccatcacagctaaaatgaaaatttcagctACAATGAAAACCAAGAACATGCCTAGTTGGGTGGCACATTCATAGAAGGAGGTGGTGTGTTTCTTTACTAAGAAATTGACCAGCATTTTAGGAGCAATGACAGTTGAATTGCCAAGATTGATGATAGCCAAGTGCCggaggaagaaatacatgggggTCTGAAGCTGAGAGTCCACGCTGGTGAGGGTGATGATGCTTAGGTTCCCTGTCACGGTCAGTCCATAGATGACCAGGAAGACAAAGAAGAGAGGGATCTGGAGGTCTGGGCGTTCTGAGACT
Protein-coding regions in this window:
- the LOC101112513 gene encoding olfactory receptor 8J3-like, whose translation is MAHENFTRVIEFILIGVSERPDLQIPLFFVFLVIYGLTVTGNLSIITLTSVDSQLQTPMYFFLRHLAIINLGNSTVIAPKMLVNFLVKKHTTSFYECATQLGMFLVFIVAEIFILAVMAYDRYVAICNPLLYMAVVSRRTCFLLVSLTYLYSLSTAIVASSSVFSMSYCSSNVINHFYCDIVPLIALSCSDTSFPETVVFVSASTNLVFSIITVVASYFNIVLSILRIRSSEGRKRAFSTCTSHMTAVSVFYGTLLFMYLQPQTNHSMGVDKMASVFYTLVIPMLNPMIYSLRNKDVKAALKRFLTNSCGSFKLM